The following proteins come from a genomic window of Paucimonas lemoignei:
- a CDS encoding binding-protein dependent transport system inner membrane protein, with the protein MTNNRGKWLSLLCLLPFALFFFVFQIAPLGWVAINSLHSEAGWGLENFINAFSSRFYRQAMQFSLEISFWSSLFGIIIAVLGSYSLRNVDSRLRDFVNSFANMTSNFSGVPLAFAFIILLGFNGAVTLMLKQAGIIEDFNLYSKTGLIILYTYFQIPLGVLLLYPAFDALREDWRESASLLGASSFQFWRYIGLPVLTPALLGTFVILLANALGAYATVYALTTGNFNVLPIRIAAMVAGDISLDPNMASALAIILVGLMTLVTVVHQWLLKRSYHVSR; encoded by the coding sequence GTGACCAATAACCGAGGCAAATGGCTGAGCCTGCTGTGCCTGCTTCCTTTTGCGCTGTTTTTCTTCGTGTTCCAGATCGCCCCACTGGGCTGGGTGGCGATCAACAGCCTGCATTCGGAAGCAGGCTGGGGCCTGGAAAACTTCATCAACGCGTTCAGCTCGCGGTTCTATCGCCAGGCGATGCAGTTCAGCCTGGAGATCAGTTTCTGGTCCAGCCTGTTCGGCATCATCATCGCGGTGCTGGGCAGCTATTCGCTGCGCAATGTCGATTCGCGACTGCGGGATTTCGTCAATTCCTTCGCCAACATGACCAGCAACTTTTCCGGGGTGCCGCTGGCGTTCGCTTTCATCATTCTGCTGGGCTTCAACGGCGCCGTGACCCTGATGCTCAAGCAGGCGGGAATCATTGAAGACTTCAACCTGTACTCGAAAACCGGACTGATCATCCTCTACACCTACTTCCAGATTCCCCTGGGGGTTTTGCTGTTGTACCCGGCCTTCGATGCCTTGCGTGAAGACTGGCGCGAGTCCGCGTCGTTGCTCGGCGCCAGCAGCTTCCAGTTCTGGCGCTACATCGGCCTGCCGGTCCTGACCCCTGCCCTGCTCGGCACCTTCGTGATTCTGCTGGCCAATGCCCTGGGTGCCTATGCCACGGTCTACGCCTTGACCACCGGCAACTTCAACGTATTGCCGATTCGTATCGCGGCCATGGTGGCCGGTGACATCAGCCTGGATCCGAACATGGCCAGCGCCCTGGCGATCATTCTGGTGGGCTTGATGACGCTGGTGACTGTGGTTCATCAGTGGCTGTTGAAGAGGAGCTACCATGTCTCGCGTTGA
- a CDS encoding ABC transporter substrate-binding protein, translated as MKHLLLASLLGSAIALSTSVMAADVDLKTLEAAAKTEGAVNSVGMPDDWANWKDTWADLQAKYGLKHMDTDMSSAQEIAKFDAEKDNASADIGDVGAAFGPIAATKGVTQPYKPSTWDQVPDWAKDKDGHWALAYTGTIAFVVNKKLLHGSEVPTKWSDLKTGKYKVTIGDVSTAAQAANGVLAAAIAMKGDESNIAPGLQLFTELAKQKRLALNNPNIQSMEKGEVEVGVVWDFNGLSYKAKMTNPDDYVVLIPSDGSVISGYTTIINKYAKNPNAAKLAREYIFSDAGQINLAKGNARPIRAEHIKLPAEVQAKLLPNEQYKGVTPIKDAAAWETTSKKLPQMWNEQVIIEMQ; from the coding sequence ATGAAACACCTTTTGCTGGCATCACTCCTCGGTTCCGCTATTGCGTTGAGCACCTCGGTCATGGCCGCGGACGTAGACCTGAAAACCCTCGAAGCCGCCGCCAAGACTGAAGGCGCGGTCAACAGCGTCGGCATGCCGGACGACTGGGCGAACTGGAAGGACACCTGGGCGGACCTGCAGGCCAAATACGGTCTCAAGCACATGGACACCGACATGAGCTCGGCCCAGGAAATCGCCAAGTTCGACGCGGAAAAAGACAACGCCAGCGCTGACATCGGCGACGTGGGTGCAGCCTTCGGCCCTATCGCTGCCACCAAGGGCGTGACGCAACCTTACAAGCCAAGCACTTGGGACCAGGTTCCGGACTGGGCCAAGGACAAAGACGGTCACTGGGCACTGGCCTACACCGGCACCATCGCCTTTGTGGTCAACAAGAAGCTGCTGCACGGTTCTGAAGTGCCGACCAAATGGTCAGACCTGAAAACCGGCAAGTACAAAGTCACCATCGGTGACGTCAGCACCGCAGCCCAGGCCGCGAACGGCGTTCTGGCTGCAGCCATCGCCATGAAAGGCGACGAGAGCAACATCGCGCCTGGCCTGCAGTTGTTCACCGAGCTGGCCAAGCAGAAACGTCTGGCGTTGAACAACCCGAACATCCAGAGCATGGAAAAAGGCGAAGTGGAAGTGGGTGTGGTCTGGGACTTCAACGGCCTGAGCTACAAAGCCAAGATGACCAACCCGGATGACTACGTGGTGCTGATCCCGTCCGACGGTTCGGTGATTTCCGGCTACACCACCATCATCAACAAGTACGCGAAGAACCCGAACGCCGCCAAGCTGGCTCGCGAATACATCTTCAGCGATGCAGGCCAGATCAACCTGGCAAAAGGCAATGCGCGCCCGATCCGCGCCGAGCACATCAAGCTGCCAGCTGAGGTTCAGGCCAAGCTGTTGCCTAACGAGCAGTACAAAGGCGTGACCCCAATCAAAGACGCCGCCGCATGGGAAACGACTTCCAAGAAGCTGCCGCAGATGTGGAACGAGCAAGTCATCATCGAAATGCAGTAA
- a CDS encoding type I phosphodiesterase/nucleotide pyrophosphatase, translated as MKHNVILVVLDGLNYEVARHAMGHLQAYSSAGRAALYKLECELPALSRPLYECILTGVPPIESGIVHNQVSRLSNQRSMFHYATDAGLTTAAAAYHWVSELYNRTPFDAARDRHTDDIELPIQHGHFYYADHYPDSHLFADAQSLLVRHAPNLLLIHPMNIDDAGHKHGLDSPQYRNSARSVDIILADYLQGWLDAGYQVLVTADHGMNNDRSHNGLLPEEREVPLFVLGDAFSLNLDAAPRQTELCGIVCELLGVPHDKLVCREILK; from the coding sequence ATGAAACACAACGTCATCCTCGTGGTGCTCGACGGCCTCAATTACGAAGTCGCCCGGCATGCCATGGGTCATCTTCAGGCTTACAGCAGCGCAGGCCGAGCCGCGTTGTACAAGCTCGAATGCGAGTTGCCAGCGCTGTCGCGGCCCTTGTACGAATGTATCCTGACCGGCGTGCCGCCTATCGAAAGTGGCATCGTGCATAACCAGGTTTCACGGCTGTCGAACCAGCGCAGCATGTTCCATTACGCCACCGACGCCGGGCTGACCACCGCTGCGGCGGCTTATCACTGGGTCAGCGAGTTGTACAACCGCACGCCGTTCGACGCTGCCCGGGATCGCCACACCGACGACATCGAACTGCCAATCCAGCACGGGCATTTCTATTACGCCGACCATTACCCTGACTCGCACTTGTTCGCCGACGCGCAGAGCCTGCTGGTCAGACACGCTCCCAACCTGCTCCTGATCCACCCCATGAATATCGACGACGCCGGGCACAAGCACGGCCTCGACAGCCCGCAATACCGCAACAGCGCACGCAGCGTCGACATCATCCTCGCCGACTACCTGCAAGGCTGGCTCGACGCCGGTTATCAGGTACTGGTAACCGCCGACCACGGCATGAACAACGACCGCTCCCATAACGGCTTGCTGCCCGAAGAACGGGAAGTCCCGCTGTTCGTGCTGGGCGATGCCTTCAGCCTGAACCTTGACGCCGCGCCCCGGCAAACCGAGCTGTGCGGCATTGTCTGCGAACTGCTCGGCGTGCCCCACGACAAACTGGTATGCCGGGAGATCCTCAAGTGA
- the serB_3 gene encoding HAD family hydrolase, with product MALAIFDLDETLIAGDCASLWSEQMGRLGWVDPASFLKRDHEMMQAYSEGKLAMEDYMAFSLEPMLGRSPEEVDHLVGPWVEDFIEPIIFSDATKCIAEHRAAGDRILVISASGVHLVKPIAERIGIDEVLAIELDVAHGVYNGKTVGTLTYREGKITRLMEWLDAEGENLEGASFYSDSRNDLPLLLKVDHPHVVNPDPTLLEHAQKAGWPVHSWK from the coding sequence ATGGCATTAGCAATTTTCGACCTGGACGAAACCCTGATCGCCGGCGACTGCGCCAGTCTGTGGAGCGAGCAGATGGGCAGGCTTGGCTGGGTTGATCCTGCGTCATTCCTCAAGCGTGACCACGAAATGATGCAGGCCTACAGCGAAGGCAAGCTGGCGATGGAGGACTACATGGCCTTCAGCCTGGAGCCGATGCTGGGCCGCTCCCCGGAAGAGGTCGATCACCTGGTCGGGCCTTGGGTGGAGGATTTTATCGAGCCGATCATTTTCAGCGACGCCACCAAATGCATCGCTGAACACCGCGCGGCAGGTGACCGGATTCTGGTGATTTCCGCCTCGGGCGTACATCTGGTCAAACCGATTGCCGAGCGTATCGGCATTGATGAAGTGCTCGCCATTGAGCTGGATGTGGCGCATGGCGTCTACAACGGCAAGACGGTGGGCACCCTGACCTACCGCGAAGGCAAGATCACCCGTCTGATGGAATGGCTGGACGCCGAAGGTGAGAACCTTGAAGGCGCAAGTTTCTATTCGGATTCACGCAACGATTTGCCGCTGCTGCTCAAAGTCGACCATCCCCACGTGGTCAACCCGGACCCGACCTTGCTGGAGCATGCCCAGAAGGCGGGTTGGCCGGTGCACAGCTGGAAGTAA
- the potA_3 gene encoding ABC transporter codes for MSFVSVENLQKNYGSTAVFSDINCTIERGEFVTLLGPSGCGKSTLLRCIAGLTSVNSGRILLDGVDLVPVTPQKRNIGMVFQSYALFPNMTVEQNVAFGLRMQKVSADDTHTRVAEVLRLVELTDFASRYPHQMSGGQCQRVALARSLVTRPRLLLLDEPLSALDARIRKHLREQIRAIQRELGLTTIFVTHDQEEALTMSDRIFLMNQGRIVQSGDAETLYTAPIDAFAAGFIGNYNLLEADDASRLMQRPINSRIAIRPEAIQLSLTGSLEGEIRSHSLLGNVIRYRIEARGVELVVDVLNRSADDLLAHGRRVSLRIDDSALCEVV; via the coding sequence ATGAGTTTTGTCAGTGTTGAAAACCTGCAAAAAAACTACGGCAGCACGGCGGTGTTCAGTGACATCAACTGCACCATCGAACGCGGCGAGTTCGTCACCCTGCTGGGGCCTTCCGGGTGCGGCAAGTCGACCCTGTTGCGCTGTATCGCCGGGCTGACCTCGGTCAACAGCGGGCGCATCCTGCTCGATGGCGTGGACCTGGTGCCGGTCACGCCGCAAAAGCGCAATATCGGCATGGTGTTCCAAAGCTACGCGCTGTTCCCGAACATGACCGTGGAGCAGAACGTCGCCTTTGGCCTGCGCATGCAAAAGGTCAGTGCCGACGACACCCACACGCGCGTCGCCGAAGTACTCAGGCTGGTGGAGCTGACCGACTTCGCCAGCCGCTATCCGCATCAGATGTCCGGCGGCCAATGCCAGCGCGTGGCCCTGGCGCGCTCGCTGGTGACACGCCCGCGCCTGTTGCTGCTCGATGAACCTTTGTCGGCGCTGGACGCGCGGATCCGCAAACACCTGCGCGAACAGATCCGGGCGATTCAGCGCGAGCTGGGCCTGACCACGATCTTCGTGACCCACGATCAGGAAGAAGCGCTGACCATGTCCGATCGCATCTTTCTCATGAATCAGGGTCGTATCGTGCAGAGCGGCGACGCCGAAACCCTTTACACTGCGCCCATCGATGCCTTCGCCGCAGGCTTCATCGGCAACTACAACCTGCTGGAAGCCGACGACGCCAGCCGCCTGATGCAACGGCCGATCAACAGCCGCATTGCGATTCGGCCAGAGGCCATTCAACTGAGCCTCACCGGTTCTCTCGAAGGCGAGATCCGCAGCCACAGCCTGCTGGGCAACGTGATCCGCTATCGGATTGAAGCGCGCGGCGTAGAACTGGTGGTGGACGTCCTCAATCGCTCGGCGGATGACTTGCTGGCCCATGGGCGGCGGGTGTCGCTGAGGATTGATGATTCGGCGTTGTGTGAGGTGGTATGA
- the prc gene encoding peptidase S41A, C-terminal protease encodes MKHFFPSATLALVVGLSILPMSASSFAANSWDNLQPDRDEVIASLNVVELLKRHHYSKPPLDDKRSVIIYESYLKLLDPARSYFLASDITEFDKWRTQFDDFLKSGDLNPGFTIYKRYLDRIKSRLDFALAELNKGVDKIDFTGKESLLVDRKEAAWPKNEAELDDLWRKRVKDEVLRLKIAGKDPAKIQETLTKRYKNQLARLNQTRAEDIFQAYINTFAMSYDPHTNYLSPDSAENFDINMSLSLEGIGAVLQSDNDNVKIVRLVPAGPAAKTKQVAPADKIVGVAQGDKEMVDVIGWRLDEVVKLIRGPKGSVVRLEVIPASNAPNDQTTKIVAITREAVKLEEQAAKKSILHLKQDGRDYKLGVIDIPAFYLDFKAYRAGDPQYKSTTRDVKKLLTELQAEKVDGVVLDLRNNGGGSLQEATELTSLFIDKGPTVLVRNADGKVDVLEDENTGAFYKGPMALLVNRLSASASEIFAGAMQDYHRALIIGGQTFGKGTVQTIQPLNHGELKLTLAKFYRVSGQSTQHQGVVPDISYPSIIDTKEIGESALPEAMPWDSIKPAIKPAIDPFKPFLAQLQSRHEARSAKDAEFVFIEDRLALAKKLMAEKTVSLNEADRRAEHATIEGKQLALENTRRKAKGEEPLKELKKEDEDALPMDDDKTKPEDDAYLSETGRILIDYLGLNAAVAKK; translated from the coding sequence ATGAAGCATTTTTTTCCCAGCGCCACCCTGGCACTGGTCGTGGGTCTCAGCATTCTGCCGATGTCCGCCAGCTCTTTCGCCGCCAACAGCTGGGATAATCTCCAGCCGGATCGCGACGAAGTGATCGCCAGCCTCAACGTCGTCGAGTTGCTCAAACGCCACCACTACAGCAAGCCGCCGCTGGACGATAAGCGCTCGGTCATCATCTACGAAAGCTACCTCAAGCTGCTTGACCCGGCGCGCAGCTACTTCCTGGCCAGCGACATTACCGAGTTCGACAAGTGGCGCACGCAGTTTGACGACTTCCTCAAAAGCGGCGACCTGAACCCCGGCTTCACCATCTACAAGCGTTACCTGGACCGCATCAAGTCGCGTCTGGATTTCGCCTTGGCAGAGTTGAACAAAGGCGTCGACAAGATTGATTTCACCGGCAAGGAAAGCCTGCTGGTGGATCGCAAGGAAGCCGCCTGGCCGAAGAACGAAGCCGAGCTGGACGACCTGTGGCGCAAGCGCGTCAAGGATGAAGTCCTGCGCCTGAAGATCGCGGGTAAAGACCCGGCCAAGATTCAGGAAACCCTGACCAAGCGCTACAAGAACCAACTGGCGCGCTTGAACCAGACCCGCGCCGAAGACATCTTCCAGGCGTACATCAACACCTTCGCCATGTCTTACGACCCGCACACCAATTACCTGTCCCCGGACAGCGCGGAAAACTTCGACATCAACATGAGCCTGTCGCTGGAAGGCATCGGCGCCGTGTTGCAGAGCGACAACGACAACGTGAAGATCGTGCGTCTGGTACCCGCAGGTCCTGCGGCCAAGACCAAACAGGTTGCACCGGCAGACAAGATCGTCGGCGTTGCCCAGGGCGACAAAGAGATGGTCGACGTGATCGGCTGGCGTCTGGATGAAGTCGTCAAACTGATTCGCGGTCCGAAAGGCTCCGTCGTGCGCCTGGAAGTGATCCCGGCCAGCAATGCGCCGAACGACCAGACCACCAAAATCGTCGCCATTACGCGCGAAGCAGTGAAGCTTGAAGAACAGGCTGCCAAGAAATCGATCCTGCACCTGAAACAGGATGGCCGTGACTACAAACTTGGCGTGATCGACATTCCTGCTTTCTATCTGGACTTCAAGGCTTACCGCGCTGGCGACCCGCAGTACAAGAGCACCACCCGCGACGTGAAGAAACTGCTGACCGAGCTGCAGGCCGAGAAGGTCGATGGCGTGGTCCTGGATCTGCGTAACAACGGTGGCGGTTCGTTGCAGGAAGCCACTGAGCTGACCAGCCTGTTCATCGACAAAGGCCCGACCGTGCTGGTACGTAATGCTGACGGCAAGGTGGATGTGCTCGAAGACGAAAACACCGGCGCCTTCTACAAAGGTCCGATGGCATTGTTGGTCAATCGCTTGTCTGCCTCGGCTTCGGAAATTTTCGCAGGCGCCATGCAGGATTACCATCGCGCGTTGATCATTGGTGGCCAGACCTTTGGCAAAGGCACCGTGCAGACCATTCAGCCGCTCAACCATGGCGAACTGAAACTGACCCTGGCCAAGTTCTACCGGGTTTCCGGTCAGAGCACCCAGCATCAGGGCGTGGTGCCGGACATCAGCTACCCGTCGATCATCGACACCAAGGAAATCGGCGAGAGCGCGCTGCCAGAGGCTATGCCTTGGGACAGCATCAAACCGGCGATCAAACCGGCTATCGACCCGTTCAAGCCGTTCCTGGCCCAGCTGCAATCGCGACATGAAGCCCGTTCGGCGAAAGACGCCGAGTTCGTCTTCATCGAAGATCGTCTGGCCCTGGCTAAAAAGCTGATGGCAGAAAAAACTGTCAGCCTCAACGAAGCCGACCGTCGTGCCGAACACGCCACCATCGAAGGCAAACAGCTGGCGCTGGAAAACACCCGCCGCAAGGCCAAGGGTGAAGAGCCACTCAAAGAGCTGAAGAAAGAAGACGAAGATGCATTGCCGATGGACGACGACAAGACCAAACCGGAAGACGACGCTTACCTGTCGGAAACCGGCCGCATCCTGATCGATTATCTGGGGCTCAATGCTGCGGTAGCCAAGAAGTAG
- the ppsC_1 gene encoding zinc-containing alcohol dehydrogenase superfamily protein, whose protein sequence is MKALQGVEGQVEWVEEPSPALDVGQVRIKVAAAGLNRADLLQQAGLYPPPPGASEILGMECSGVIAEVGPGSSWQVGDRVCALLAGGAMAEEAVVDGRHVLPVPEGLTLAEAAALPEVYATAWLNLFQLAKLEPGEKVLLHAGASGVGSAGIQLCKAFGNPVWVSVGSADRLEYCIALGAQGGVVRNESLESLKDFAPFDVILDPVGANYAELNVKLLGVDGRWVLIGLMGGREAKLDMAQILGKRIHLLGSTLRSRDDTFKADLMHDLGQHVWPLFSEGRLKPQLARSYPIKDATAAYAELASNKVNGKLVLVIDESLV, encoded by the coding sequence GTGAAGGCATTGCAAGGCGTTGAAGGTCAAGTGGAATGGGTCGAGGAGCCGAGTCCGGCGCTCGATGTCGGTCAAGTTCGCATCAAAGTTGCGGCCGCAGGTCTCAATCGCGCCGACTTGTTGCAACAAGCGGGGCTTTATCCGCCCCCGCCGGGAGCCAGTGAAATTCTCGGCATGGAATGCTCAGGCGTGATCGCCGAAGTCGGCCCAGGTTCGTCCTGGCAGGTCGGCGACAGGGTGTGCGCGTTGCTGGCGGGCGGGGCGATGGCCGAAGAGGCGGTGGTCGACGGGCGACATGTGTTGCCAGTGCCCGAGGGGCTGACCCTGGCCGAGGCCGCGGCGCTCCCTGAAGTGTATGCCACCGCCTGGTTGAACCTGTTTCAGCTGGCGAAGCTGGAACCCGGCGAAAAGGTGTTGCTGCATGCCGGCGCAAGTGGAGTTGGTTCAGCTGGCATTCAGCTTTGCAAGGCGTTTGGCAACCCGGTGTGGGTCAGTGTCGGCTCGGCTGATCGTCTTGAGTACTGCATTGCGTTGGGCGCCCAGGGTGGTGTGGTGCGCAATGAAAGTCTGGAGAGCCTGAAGGACTTCGCGCCGTTTGACGTGATCCTTGATCCAGTGGGCGCCAACTATGCCGAACTGAACGTCAAGCTGCTGGGTGTCGACGGCCGCTGGGTGTTGATCGGCCTGATGGGTGGCCGGGAGGCAAAACTGGACATGGCGCAGATTCTTGGCAAGCGCATTCATCTGCTGGGCTCGACGCTGCGTAGCCGCGACGACACGTTCAAGGCTGACCTGATGCATGACCTGGGTCAGCACGTCTGGCCGCTGTTCAGCGAAGGCCGCCTCAAACCTCAGCTTGCCCGCAGCTACCCGATCAAGGACGCCACAGCGGCTTATGCCGAACTGGCCAGCAACAAGGTCAACGGCAAGCTGGTGCTGGTGATTGATGAAAGTCTGGTTTAA
- the cysW_1 gene encoding binding-protein dependent transport system inner membrane protein yields MSRVERSPARFYHRTIVYLLFFILLLPLAGTMLYSVATSWSASILPSGLTFKWYIALWSDPRFLAAFGQSLLVCVGALILSVVLILPLLFVVHYHFPRLDGLMNILILLPFAVPPVASSVGLLQLYGSGPFAMVGTPWILIGCYFTVALPFMYRAISNNLQAINLTDLMDAAQLLGASTWQAAFLVVLPNLRKGLMVALLLSFSFLFGEFVFANLLVGTRYETLQVYLNNMRNSSGHFNSALVISYFLFVLLLTLAANRLNKDKD; encoded by the coding sequence ATGTCTCGCGTTGAAAGAAGCCCTGCCCGGTTCTATCACCGGACCATTGTCTATCTGCTGTTTTTCATCCTGCTGCTGCCGCTGGCCGGGACGATGCTGTATTCGGTGGCCACCAGTTGGTCAGCGAGCATCCTGCCCAGCGGCCTGACCTTCAAGTGGTACATCGCGCTGTGGAGCGACCCGCGCTTTCTCGCCGCCTTTGGTCAATCGCTGCTGGTCTGCGTGGGTGCGCTGATCCTCTCCGTGGTGCTGATCCTGCCGCTGCTGTTCGTGGTGCATTATCACTTCCCGCGCCTTGACGGGCTGATGAACATCCTGATCCTCCTGCCCTTCGCCGTGCCGCCGGTGGCCTCGTCCGTGGGCCTGTTGCAGCTCTATGGTTCCGGGCCGTTCGCCATGGTCGGTACGCCGTGGATTCTGATCGGTTGCTACTTCACCGTGGCGCTGCCGTTCATGTACCGCGCGATCAGCAACAACCTGCAAGCGATCAATCTGACTGACCTGATGGACGCCGCCCAACTGCTGGGCGCCAGTACCTGGCAAGCGGCCTTTCTGGTGGTACTGCCCAACCTGCGCAAGGGCTTGATGGTGGCGTTGCTGCTGTCGTTTTCCTTCCTGTTCGGCGAGTTCGTGTTCGCCAACCTGCTGGTCGGCACCCGCTATGAAACCCTGCAGGTGTACTTGAACAACATGCGTAACAGCAGCGGCCACTTCAACAGTGCGCTGGTGATCTCTTACTTCCTCTTCGTGTTGCTGCTGACCCTGGCCGCCAATCGCTTGAATAAGGACAAAGACTGA